In the Thermodesulfovibrio yellowstonii DSM 11347 genome, one interval contains:
- a CDS encoding CRISPR-associated protein Csx3 — translation MSEIVIDMRQIYEGDQAKIKDIPDYIKKALELAGEGNEIILTGQGPIWLYLKIAHALHGKAVKLIYRSPVTGDIVIFDHSPY, via the coding sequence ATGTCTGAGATAGTAATTGACATGAGGCAGATTTATGAGGGGGACCAGGCAAAGATAAAGGATATCCCTGATTATATAAAAAAAGCCTTAGAATTAGCAGGTGAGGGAAATGAAATAATACTTACAGGACAGGGACCAATCTGGCTTTACTTAAAGATTGCCCATGCTTTGCATGGTAAAGCAGTAAAGCTTATTTATCGCAGTCCTGTAACAGGAGATATTGTTATTTTTGACCATTCTCCTTACTGA
- the selB gene encoding selenocysteine-specific translation elongation factor, with product MKKVILGTAGHIDHGKSSVVKALTGIDPDRLKEEKERGITIDLGFANIVYPDVVVGIVDVPGHERLIKNMLAGVGGMDMVMLVVAADEGVMPQTKEHLAICNLLKIKSGIIALNKADLVDEETLELAKEDVKEAVKGTFLENAEIVAVSAKTGLNIEVLKGKIRELALKVSEKSTGGIFRMPIDRVFTLKGFGTVVTGTVLSGAITIDSPVEILPAGITSKVRGLQSHGQALKEVYAGQRVGINLQGVSKEDIKRGDIVTVPGKLKPSSFIEVKLELLKDVKPLKHGIPVHFYLTTSETVGKLKLFNKTEVLPDEEAYAHIKLQDPIVAMAGDRFILRRFSPLETLGGGIVIDPEPPRKKKDITPEHLEILFSGALYEKLEVKIKRRAFNGISISELEGWINSDIIQIKTAVDELIKKRRIINAENHLFHIDIFNEFKSSLLNLLKEFHATNPFKEGLPKEELKVKLSLDRFPKVLMLLPYIEDVSIQGNTVKLKSVSKEKIDPLLEEKIIKELQKEFQPPFKDELAQTLSISESKLTDILKIIAKQGKIVRINDSLYLTIENYNKMINLLKDFFSKKNEMTVSEFRTLLNTTRKYAIAYLEHLDSQKITLRVGEIRKMVKRG from the coding sequence ATGAAAAAGGTAATATTGGGAACAGCAGGACATATTGACCATGGGAAAAGTTCTGTGGTAAAGGCACTTACTGGTATAGACCCTGACAGATTAAAGGAGGAAAAAGAAAGAGGCATAACAATAGACCTTGGTTTTGCTAATATTGTTTATCCTGATGTAGTTGTTGGTATTGTTGATGTTCCAGGACATGAGAGATTGATAAAAAACATGCTTGCCGGTGTAGGCGGAATGGACATGGTAATGCTTGTTGTTGCTGCTGATGAAGGTGTCATGCCTCAGACAAAGGAGCATCTTGCCATATGTAACCTTTTAAAAATAAAGTCTGGTATAATAGCTCTTAATAAAGCTGACCTTGTTGATGAAGAAACATTGGAACTTGCTAAGGAAGATGTGAAAGAAGCTGTAAAAGGAACTTTCCTTGAAAATGCTGAGATTGTTGCTGTGTCTGCAAAAACAGGCTTGAATATTGAGGTATTAAAGGGAAAAATTAGAGAACTTGCTCTAAAGGTCAGTGAAAAATCAACTGGTGGAATATTTAGAATGCCTATTGATAGAGTTTTTACTCTTAAGGGTTTTGGAACAGTTGTAACAGGAACAGTCCTTAGCGGTGCAATAACCATTGACTCTCCTGTTGAAATTCTTCCCGCAGGAATTACTTCAAAAGTGAGAGGACTTCAGAGTCATGGCCAGGCTTTAAAAGAGGTCTATGCAGGACAGAGAGTAGGAATAAATCTTCAGGGAGTATCAAAAGAAGACATTAAAAGAGGAGATATTGTTACGGTCCCTGGAAAACTGAAACCTTCTTCTTTTATTGAAGTAAAACTGGAACTTTTAAAAGATGTAAAACCTTTAAAACACGGAATACCTGTTCATTTTTACCTTACAACATCTGAAACAGTAGGTAAACTAAAACTTTTTAACAAAACTGAAGTTTTACCTGATGAAGAAGCATATGCTCATATAAAGTTGCAGGACCCTATAGTTGCAATGGCTGGAGATAGATTTATTCTGAGAAGATTTTCTCCCCTTGAAACTCTTGGAGGAGGGATTGTTATTGACCCTGAACCACCAAGAAAAAAGAAGGATATAACACCTGAGCATCTTGAAATTCTTTTTAGTGGAGCATTGTATGAGAAATTAGAGGTTAAAATTAAAAGAAGAGCATTTAACGGTATTTCTATTTCTGAACTTGAAGGATGGATAAATAGTGATATAATTCAAATTAAAACAGCTGTAGATGAGCTCATAAAAAAAAGAAGAATTATAAATGCGGAAAATCATCTTTTTCATATAGATATTTTCAACGAGTTTAAATCTTCTCTTTTAAATTTACTTAAAGAATTTCATGCGACCAATCCGTTTAAGGAAGGATTGCCAAAAGAAGAACTAAAGGTAAAACTTTCTCTTGACAGATTTCCAAAAGTTTTAATGTTATTGCCCTATATTGAAGATGTTTCAATACAAGGTAATACAGTAAAGTTAAAATCAGTAAGTAAAGAAAAAATTGATCCGCTATTGGAAGAAAAAATAATAAAAGAGCTTCAAAAAGAATTCCAGCCACCTTTTAAAGATGAACTTGCTCAAACTCTTTCAATTTCTGAGTCAAAATTAACTGACATTTTAAAAATAATTGCTAAACAGGGGAAGATAGTCAGAATCAATGATTCCTTATATCTTACGATTGAGAATTATAACAAAATGATTAATTTGCTTAAAGATTTCTTTTCAAAAAAGAATGAAATGACAGTTTCTGAATTCAGAACACTTCTTAATACAACAAGAAAATATGCTATAGCATATCTTGAGCATCTTGATTCCCAGAAAATAACTCTTCGTGTAGGAGAAATTAGAAAAATGGTCAAACGAGGATAA
- a CDS encoding DNA internalization-related competence protein ComEC/Rec2, with the protein MPYILSSVFGILSGVIFIYFPILSIFLASLPIAVCLLKKKYSVAFVCLILSLVGVFYGNLREGKNFDNKETTLSFKGYVVSTKDNTHLVKTIEGKRLRVYSREKLEENRLYTVECKSVNEHKNPYVFSKQDFCYATKLFDEGKLNQGIFERVQNNINKKLKQKLNEPAASVMIAMTTGQRNEIPEEIKDDFQKTGLIHLLSISGAHFSLLFTVFFIVFRILTRFIPYKWLVLMTLYIKPSQLSIILCFPFLLFYYLLIEPNYPSTRAFIMALFFMLGVLTERKSIWIITVSLACLFILVIDPSSTKDLSFQLSFLATVAIGFATDIYKNFKNKIQNKVLSYLLLSLLISFSASLITAPIVIYKFHYLSLISPVANLTAGFVIGMFLFPLNVIFVFIYLITGIYPLPEIVNTIANFSFKLMHLLASFSFSSLSIPPIPLGSVILFYFGIFLSIFACYGLKGWFKKLSFMVSCLLIFSSVLTSLVLDNLQRNFIKITFLDVGQAESAVVETPEAVFLVDTGKTGFEAVQYLKAKGYRQLQALIITHEQKDHAGGFLNIIEKFNVKEIWDNGYIKYKIPMNVKHLERGDILKAGNCIFTLLHPYKGFYTSSLSNDSNELSLVFSLKCKTKTFLFTSDTGIEVLKSIPATYLKADILKIPHHGSKRSFYKEFYETVLPQICIISVGKNNTYGHPHTEVLEYLKDKCKIYRTDIHGAIQIREKANGEIEVKTFEETKFKPYRELENLKKLFILW; encoded by the coding sequence ATGCCATATATACTCTCTTCTGTTTTTGGGATTTTATCTGGAGTGATTTTCATTTATTTCCCTATACTTTCCATTTTTTTGGCTTCATTACCTATAGCAGTCTGCTTATTAAAGAAAAAATACTCTGTAGCTTTTGTATGCCTTATACTTTCCTTAGTTGGAGTTTTCTATGGGAATCTAAGGGAGGGGAAAAACTTTGATAACAAAGAGACAACCCTAAGTTTTAAAGGATATGTTGTTTCAACTAAAGATAATACTCATCTTGTTAAAACCATTGAAGGGAAAAGATTAAGAGTATACTCCAGAGAAAAACTTGAAGAAAATAGGCTTTACACAGTTGAATGTAAAAGTGTAAATGAACATAAAAATCCCTATGTTTTTAGCAAACAGGACTTTTGTTATGCCACTAAGCTATTTGATGAAGGAAAGCTAAATCAGGGCATATTTGAAAGAGTCCAAAATAATATTAATAAGAAACTCAAACAAAAACTTAATGAGCCTGCTGCCTCAGTCATGATTGCTATGACAACAGGGCAAAGGAATGAGATTCCAGAGGAAATAAAGGATGACTTCCAAAAAACAGGACTTATTCATCTGTTAAGTATTTCTGGAGCTCATTTTAGTCTGCTTTTTACTGTGTTCTTTATAGTTTTTAGAATTCTTACCCGATTTATACCCTATAAATGGCTTGTCCTAATGACTCTTTATATTAAGCCTTCTCAGTTAAGCATCATTCTCTGTTTTCCATTTCTTTTATTTTATTATCTCTTGATTGAACCAAACTATCCTTCAACAAGAGCATTTATAATGGCATTGTTTTTCATGCTTGGCGTTCTTACAGAGAGAAAATCTATATGGATAATCACAGTATCACTTGCCTGTCTTTTTATTCTTGTAATAGACCCTTCTTCAACAAAAGACCTTTCCTTTCAGCTGAGTTTTCTTGCAACTGTAGCCATAGGCTTTGCAACAGATATTTATAAAAACTTTAAAAACAAAATTCAAAACAAAGTTTTATCTTACTTATTGCTTAGTTTGCTTATCAGTTTCTCAGCCTCTTTAATTACCGCGCCTATTGTAATTTATAAGTTTCATTATTTGTCTCTAATCAGTCCTGTTGCTAACCTAACAGCAGGATTTGTTATTGGGATGTTTCTTTTTCCATTAAATGTAATATTTGTTTTTATCTATCTTATTACAGGAATTTATCCTCTGCCAGAGATTGTCAATACAATTGCTAATTTTTCCTTTAAATTGATGCATTTACTTGCTTCCTTTAGCTTCTCTTCTTTATCAATTCCACCTATTCCTTTAGGCTCTGTTATACTCTTTTATTTTGGGATTTTTTTATCAATTTTTGCTTGCTATGGGTTAAAGGGATGGTTTAAAAAATTATCTTTTATGGTCTCTTGTTTATTGATTTTTAGTTCAGTTTTAACCAGTTTGGTTTTAGATAATTTACAGAGAAACTTTATAAAAATAACCTTTCTTGATGTTGGACAGGCAGAATCTGCTGTTGTTGAAACACCAGAGGCTGTTTTCCTTGTTGATACAGGTAAAACAGGATTTGAAGCAGTGCAGTATCTTAAAGCTAAAGGATACAGACAGTTGCAGGCTCTTATTATTACTCATGAACAGAAAGACCATGCAGGAGGGTTTTTAAACATCATAGAAAAATTTAATGTAAAAGAGATATGGGATAATGGATATATAAAATACAAAATTCCAATGAATGTGAAACATCTTGAAAGAGGCGATATTCTTAAAGCTGGAAATTGCATTTTTACATTATTACATCCTTACAAGGGATTTTATACTTCTTCCCTTTCAAATGACAGTAATGAGTTAAGCCTTGTTTTTAGTTTAAAATGTAAAACTAAAACTTTTTTATTTACCTCTGATACAGGCATAGAAGTATTAAAAAGTATTCCTGCTACGTATCTCAAAGCAGATATATTAAAAATACCCCATCATGGTAGTAAACGCTCTTTTTATAAAGAATTTTATGAAACAGTTTTACCTCAAATTTGTATAATTTCTGTTGGTAAAAATAATACTTACGGACATCCACATACAGAGGTCTTGGAATACCTTAAGGATAAATGTAAAATTTACAGAACAGACATTCATGGAGCTATTCAAATAAGAGAAAAAGCCAACGGTGAAATTGAAGTAAAAACTTTTGAAGAGACAAAGTTTAAGCCTTACAGGGAATTGGAAAATTTAAAAAAACTCTTTATTTTATGGTAG
- a CDS encoding DegQ family serine endoprotease, with translation MNRKKLSLIILIFAIGCLTGAIIFYLITAPRQSIPIYRDITEPVKSFAEIVKAVSPSVVNISTTRTVQTPPTLEDLFEFLPPFGNSHSKKWKEMSMGSGVIVSNDGYLLTNYHVVEQAEDIKVTLYDRRTFKATIIGADPKTDLAVIKINAKDLPVAPWGDSDKLQVGDFVLAIGNPYGLTHTVTMGIISATGRADVGIADYEDFIQTDAAINPGNSGGPLVNIKGEIIGINTAIFSRTGGYQGIGFAVPSNMARVIKDSLIKEGKVIRGWIGIMVQDLTAELAEKFGLKEPYGVIVTDVTKQSPAYRAGLRRGDIIIEYDGKQITESAILKNLVAQSKVGSIVNLKIFREGQNYTTSVTIAQLPSEQFQETKIFKKTTGKFENPFKGISVIDLESSMAKQIGADPEDRGVVVYKIEPGSPAETAGLRKGDLIMEIERQKILSASDFQRAIQKISKPDVLVLINRGGKKFYMILGS, from the coding sequence ATGAATAGGAAAAAACTCAGTTTAATTATTTTAATTTTTGCTATTGGATGTCTAACAGGAGCAATAATCTTTTATTTGATAACTGCACCAAGACAGTCTATTCCTATTTATAGAGATATTACAGAACCTGTCAAAAGCTTTGCTGAAATTGTAAAAGCGGTTTCTCCTTCAGTTGTAAATATCTCCACAACCAGAACTGTACAGACTCCTCCGACACTTGAAGATCTTTTTGAGTTTCTACCACCTTTTGGTAATTCTCATAGCAAGAAATGGAAAGAAATGAGCATGGGTTCTGGAGTGATTGTTTCAAATGATGGATACCTGCTAACTAACTATCATGTTGTTGAGCAAGCAGAAGACATAAAAGTAACTCTTTATGATAGAAGAACATTTAAGGCTACAATAATAGGTGCTGATCCCAAAACAGATTTAGCTGTAATTAAAATAAATGCAAAAGATTTACCTGTTGCACCATGGGGCGATTCTGATAAGCTTCAAGTTGGAGACTTTGTTCTTGCTATAGGTAATCCTTATGGATTAACTCATACTGTAACAATGGGGATAATAAGTGCAACTGGTAGAGCTGATGTGGGAATTGCTGACTATGAGGATTTTATTCAGACAGATGCAGCAATTAATCCAGGAAACTCAGGTGGACCTCTGGTAAACATAAAGGGAGAAATCATAGGAATAAATACAGCAATATTTTCAAGAACAGGAGGATATCAGGGAATTGGCTTTGCTGTTCCAAGCAACATGGCACGAGTTATAAAGGATAGTTTAATAAAGGAAGGGAAGGTTATAAGAGGATGGATAGGAATAATGGTTCAGGATTTAACAGCTGAACTGGCTGAAAAATTTGGACTAAAAGAACCTTACGGAGTTATTGTTACAGATGTGACCAAACAATCACCAGCTTACAGAGCTGGACTTCGTAGGGGTGATATTATTATTGAATATGATGGGAAACAGATAACAGAAAGTGCTATTTTAAAAAATCTTGTAGCTCAAAGTAAGGTCGGTTCAATTGTAAATTTGAAAATTTTCAGAGAAGGACAAAATTATACAACTTCAGTTACAATTGCTCAACTTCCTTCTGAACAGTTTCAAGAAACTAAAATTTTCAAAAAAACAACAGGAAAATTTGAAAATCCATTCAAAGGAATTTCAGTAATTGACCTTGAATCATCAATGGCAAAACAGATTGGAGCAGACCCTGAAGACAGAGGAGTGGTTGTTTATAAGATTGAACCAGGTTCACCTGCGGAGACAGCAGGACTTAGGAAAGGAGACCTGATAATGGAAATTGAAAGGCAAAAAATACTATCCGCTTCTGATTTTCAAAGAGCTATACAGAAAATTTCAAAGCCTGATGTTCTGGTTTTGATAAACAGAGGCGGTAAAAAATTTTATATGATTTTAGGCTCATGA
- a CDS encoding PIN/TRAM domain-containing protein — protein MPLLILSSNLNSVAFSFITAFGYAGAIFGFKKAETIKLADILWIIKKEAIWEEPKILDTNVLIDGRIADLIELGFVKGTILIPRFVLREIQYIADSPDPLRRAKGRRALDILQRIKRAEKIRFEIVEKDIPEIKEVDTKLIELSRILKGTLITNDQNLIKIAQLRGVPVLNLNELAQAMRPPVLPGEVLRLFIVKEGKEPDQGVAYLDDGTMVVVEEGRSSIGRTIDVVIHSVLQTGTGRMIFGKPKTDDPFGEKEQ, from the coding sequence TTGCCTTTATTAATCTTATCCTCAAACCTTAATTCTGTCGCTTTCAGTTTTATAACAGCTTTTGGATATGCTGGTGCGATTTTTGGTTTTAAAAAGGCTGAAACAATCAAACTTGCTGATATTTTATGGATAATTAAAAAAGAAGCTATATGGGAAGAACCAAAAATTCTTGATACCAATGTTCTTATAGATGGTAGAATTGCAGACCTTATAGAACTCGGCTTTGTAAAGGGGACAATATTAATTCCAAGATTTGTTTTAAGAGAAATTCAATATATTGCAGATTCTCCAGACCCCCTAAGAAGAGCAAAAGGCAGAAGAGCTCTGGATATTCTACAGAGGATTAAAAGAGCAGAAAAAATAAGATTTGAGATTGTTGAAAAAGATATTCCAGAAATAAAAGAAGTTGATACAAAACTTATTGAACTTTCAAGAATTTTGAAAGGAACACTAATTACAAATGACCAGAATCTTATAAAAATTGCTCAATTAAGGGGAGTGCCTGTTTTAAATCTAAATGAGCTTGCTCAGGCAATGAGACCTCCTGTGCTTCCAGGTGAAGTTTTAAGGCTTTTCATAGTTAAAGAAGGCAAAGAACCTGATCAAGGAGTTGCTTACTTGGATGATGGAACAATGGTAGTTGTTGAAGAAGGAAGGTCAAGCATTGGTAGAACCATTGATGTTGTAATTCACAGTGTTTTACAGACAGGGACAGGAAGAATGATATTTGGAAAGCCGAAAACTGACGATCCTTTTGGTGAAAAAGAACAATAG
- the hisH gene encoding imidazole glycerol phosphate synthase subunit HisH — MIALVDYGMGNIRSVSKAIEAVGGEVSITQSPEEIRKAKAIVLPGVGAFRDCMSNLTELGLLEAVREEILKGKPYLGICLGMQILFTESEEFGMCKGLDLIKGKVTRFKLPQDYKIPHMGWNTVIFKKKSKLLSEISDNSYFYFVHSYYVVPEESNFVGGVTEYGIEFTSMIIYENIFATQFHPEKSQKMGLKLLSNFIQFIQ; from the coding sequence ATGATTGCACTTGTTGATTATGGAATGGGAAACATACGCAGTGTTTCAAAGGCAATTGAAGCAGTAGGTGGTGAGGTTTCTATTACTCAAAGCCCTGAAGAAATAAGAAAGGCAAAGGCTATTGTTTTACCAGGTGTTGGTGCTTTTCGTGACTGTATGAGCAATCTCACAGAACTTGGACTTCTTGAGGCTGTTAGAGAAGAAATTCTTAAAGGAAAGCCATATCTTGGAATCTGTCTTGGTATGCAAATTTTATTTACAGAGTCTGAGGAATTTGGAATGTGCAAAGGTCTTGATCTAATTAAAGGAAAAGTGACACGATTCAAACTACCACAGGATTACAAAATTCCTCACATGGGTTGGAATACGGTAATTTTTAAGAAAAAAAGTAAACTTTTGTCAGAGATTTCTGATAATTCCTATTTCTATTTTGTCCATTCTTACTATGTAGTGCCTGAGGAAAGTAATTTTGTTGGTGGAGTTACAGAATATGGGATAGAATTTACTTCAATGATTATTTATGAAAATATTTTCGCAACTCAGTTTCATCCTGAAAAATCTCAAAAAATGGGGTTAAAACTTCTCAGTAATTTTATTCAGTTTATCCAATGA
- the cas6 gene encoding CRISPR system precrRNA processing endoribonuclease RAMP protein Cas6, which translates to MKIHYQKYIFYIKAIEPLYLPYYKGSTFRGGFGNAFRKVACPLRVINCDKCLLKQKCIYAYVFETPPPEGSTILNMNKYEKIPHPFVIEPPEWRQQYFPEGQTLSFNLILIGSAIDYIPYFIYTFEQLGGIGIGKGRGKYILSEVKIDGITVYKKGILKKSISKIMEIPSKFETTDSVENLTLKIITPLRIRYQRKFVTELDFHILVRNLIRRISLLGYFHCGEQLPDFTVQEVIRHAETINTVNSNLRWHDWERYSSRQEIKMKLGGVVGEIVYRGNIAPFIPYLKAGEILHVGKNTSFGLGKYEIILDEA; encoded by the coding sequence ATGAAAATCCATTATCAGAAGTATATTTTTTACATAAAAGCCATTGAACCCCTGTATTTGCCTTACTACAAGGGATCAACTTTTAGAGGAGGTTTTGGTAATGCTTTCAGAAAAGTTGCCTGTCCTCTCAGAGTTATAAATTGTGATAAATGCTTACTAAAACAAAAATGTATTTATGCCTATGTTTTTGAGACACCACCCCCTGAAGGTTCAACTATACTGAATATGAACAAATATGAAAAAATTCCTCATCCCTTTGTAATTGAGCCTCCTGAATGGAGACAGCAGTATTTCCCTGAGGGACAAACTCTTTCTTTTAATCTCATTCTTATAGGTTCTGCAATTGATTATATTCCATACTTTATATATACTTTTGAACAACTCGGGGGAATTGGCATTGGTAAGGGAAGAGGTAAATATATTCTCAGTGAAGTTAAAATTGACGGGATTACAGTTTATAAAAAAGGGATACTAAAAAAGAGTATTTCAAAAATTATGGAAATTCCTTCAAAATTTGAGACTACAGATTCAGTAGAAAATTTGACTTTGAAAATAATCACGCCTTTGCGAATAAGGTATCAGAGAAAATTTGTAACAGAGCTTGATTTTCATATTTTAGTAAGGAATTTAATAAGAAGAATTAGTTTGCTTGGATATTTCCACTGCGGAGAACAGTTGCCTGATTTTACTGTTCAAGAAGTTATAAGACATGCAGAAACAATAAATACTGTCAATTCAAATCTTAGATGGCATGACTGGGAAAGATACTCATCAAGACAGGAAATAAAAATGAAACTTGGAGGAGTGGTTGGTGAGATAGTATATAGGGGTAATATTGCTCCCTTTATTCCATATTTGAAAGCAGGAGAAATTTTGCATGTAGGCAAAAACACAAGTTTTGGATTGGGTAAGTATGAAATTATTTTAGATGAAGCTTAA